The following are encoded in a window of Gossypium raimondii isolate GPD5lz chromosome 13, ASM2569854v1, whole genome shotgun sequence genomic DNA:
- the LOC105781274 gene encoding putative lipid-binding protein AIR1B, with product MASKALATIALLLSINLLFLSMANAHNRPQCRNDALLLNVCANILNVVDVGIGKPLKPCCDLINGLVGLELDACLCIVVRGNVLGLVNVKPPLQLNLLLTKCGMKRRGYRCN from the coding sequence ATGGCTTCCAAGGCTTTAGCAACAATTGCTCTTCTTCTCTCCATCAACCTTCTGTTTTTATCAATGGCGAATGCCCACAACCGGCCCCAATGCCGAAACGATGCCCTACTCTTGAATGTATGTGCCAACATCTTGAATGTTGTTGATGTCGGCATCGGTAAGCCACTTAAGCCATGTTGTGACCTCATTAATGGTTTGGTGGGTCTCGAACTGGATGCTTGCCTTTGCATTGTCGTTAGAGGCAATGTGTTAGGCCTCGTCAATGTGAAGCCTCCCCTTCAGTTGAACCTACTGCTCACTAAGTGTGGCATGAAACGCAGGGGATATCGTTGCAATTGA
- the LOC105781275 gene encoding putative lipid-binding protein AIR1B, producing the protein MASKALATIALLLSINLLFLSMANAHNQPQCRNDALLLNVCSNILNVVDVGIGKPPKPCCDLINGLVGLELDACLCTVVKADVLGLVNVKPPHQFNLLLNKCGMKRRAYCCN; encoded by the coding sequence ATGGCTTCCAAGGCTTTAGCAACAATTGCTCTTCTTCTCTCCATCAACCTTCTGTTTTTATCAATGGCGAATGCCCACAACCAGCCCCAGTGCCGAAACGATGCCCTACTCTTGAATGTGTGTTCCAACATCTTGAATGTTGTTGATGTTGGCATTGGTAAACCACCTAAGCCATGTTGTGACCTCATTAATGGTTTGGTGGGTCTCGAACTGGATGCTTGCCTTTGCACTGTCGTTAAGGCCGATGTGCTGGGCCTCGTCAATGTGAAGCCTCCCCATCAATTCAACTTATTGCTCAATAAGTGTGGAATGAAACGCAGAGCCTATTGTTGCAACTAA
- the LOC105784538 gene encoding uncharacterized protein LOC105784538 has product MEVEMLADSLMKVFMFLIVQALVYLILSKSSNVFSNDKMRSFSFKRARSMSIRRILASVSDLPQGVESPPSSSPPPLVSSRSLRSSTRKYGEEHESH; this is encoded by the coding sequence aTGGAGGTTGAGATGTTGGCTGATTCGTTGATGAAAGTGTTTATGTTCTTAATTGTTCAAGCACttgtttatttgattctttCGAAATCCTCCAACGTTTTCTCCAACGACAAGATGAGGTCGTTTAGCTTCAAACGAGCTCGTTCGATGAGTATTCGACGGATTCTGGCTTCCGTTTCGGATTTACCTCAAGGGGTCGAGTCGCCTCCATCGTCGTCACCGCCGCCTTTGGTGTCATCGAGGAGTTTGAGGTCGTCGACTAGGAAATATGGTGAAGAACATGAGTCTCATTAG
- the LOC105783482 gene encoding uncharacterized protein LOC105783482 produces MAANKNSHLGFSLISLIFLFSIPKSVSALDPQPAVWDMLPKYGLPGGLLPSTVTDYVLHEDGRFIVTLGSPCYVQFEYLVYYDKTITGKLGYGSITDLKGIQVKRFLFWLDVDEITVDLPPTGSIYFQVGFINKKLDVDQFQTVHSCRDGVTGSCKYSWKSVLQLPMPTNDIQMLITE; encoded by the exons ATGGCGGCTAACAAGAATTCCCATCTGGGTTTCTCtttaatttctctaatctttttgttttcaatccCCAAATCAGTCTCAGCCCTTGATCCTCAACCCGCAGTTTGGGATATGCTTCCCAAATACGGTCTCCCTGGTGGGCTTTTACCCAGCACAGTCACCGATTATGTCCTCCACGAAGATGGGAGGTTCATCGTCACGTTGGGCAGCCCTTGCTACGTTCAATTCGAGTACTTGGTCTACTACGATAAGACCATAACCGGAAAACTGGGTTATGGTTCCATTACTGATTTGAAAGGTATTCAGGTGAAGCGATTCTTGTTTTGGCTCGATGTCGATGAGATCACCGTCGATTTGCCACCTACCGGTTCTATCTATTTCCAAGTTGGGTTTATCAACAAGAAGCTCGACGTTGACCAGTTCCAGACCGTCCATTCTTGCCGTGATGGGGTTACTGGCTCTTGTAAATATTCTTGGAAATCAGTTCTTCAG CTTCCGATGCCAACAAACGATATTCAGATGCTAATTACCGAGTAG